In Bacillus sp. S3, the sequence CGTGTGTGATTTGCTAGTATTTCATGAAACGTGATGTCATCACTTTTCTGAAAGGTATCCTTAAACCATTTTGCCCGAACGTCAAAATCCTCCCCAAGAACTACTGGATGTTTCGAGGTTTTTTTTTGAGGCTGTACCTGCTTTTTTGAACTTGAGAAAATCGGCATACTGCTCCACTCCACGATGTTTTTCTTAGACTTCCCATATTTTTTATAAAATATTTTCAAAAAAAAGGTATAGCACCGAAAATGTTCCGGCAGCTATACCTGTTATTTTTGGGAAAAGAAGCCGAGGACGGCAATGATGAAAATCGCTGCCCAGATGAGAACTTTAACTGGGGATTGCAATGAAACGCTTTTCTTTCTTCTGCCAGCCCAGTCAGCCGTACCTTTAATAGAATCCGAAAGATTCTTTTTATTATAGTAAGGAATCGCTCCAAGTAAAAAGCCGCCAAGTAAGCCAAATAAATGGGCAGTAATATTTATATTTGGCTGTAAAAAGGTCATAATTAAGCTGACTGCACAAAGTGTAAGGATAATTTGCGAGTTTTGCTTTGACAGCAAATGTTTCCGGAAGATAATAATTGCAATATAATAGCCGAAAAGCCCAAAAATGGCGCCGCTTGAGCCAACATGGGTATAGGTTAACGGCTCTAGCAGGAAGGTGGCTGCATTAGCAATCAGTCCAGACAACAAGTAGACGAATAAGAATCTGCCGCCGCCAAGCATCCGCTCCAGTGCCGGAGCAAATAAGACAAGGGAAAAACTATTAAACAGCATATGGGGGAAACCGCTGTGCATAAAGATTGGGGTAATCAGCCGCCAATATTCCCCTTCCATAATATAAAGATTTACACCTGAAAAATTTTCAAAAAACCAATAGTTTGGGAAGATGGGTAAAATGGTTAAAAGATATAATACGATGTGAATGGCCACAATAATAGAAACGATCGGAAAATATCGGATAAATTCACGAAAGCTTTCAGTTCTTGTAAACAAAGATAAAACCTCCTCTCAATTACCATCATAAACAGAATTTTTGTCTTGTACACTATTATGCTGCTGATAATTTAAATAGAAGGAAGATGAACGATGATTAAAGGGATTGGAATCGATATTATTGAACTTTCCAGGATTCGCGAACTCATTACAAGGCAGAGCAAATTTGCCGACCGGATCTTAACTGAGAATGAAAACAATAAGTTTAAAATCCTTTCAGAAGTAAGAAGGGTAGAGTTTTTAGCAGGAAGGTTTGCTGCGAAGGAGGCTTTTTCAAAAGCGCTTGGAACAGGCATTGGCAAGGAGCTGTCCTTTTTAGATATTGAAATTGGGACGGATGCTTTCGGGAAGCCTTTTATTGTAAAACCGGACGTCCAGGCGCATCTTTCCATCTCCCACAGCAGGGAGTATGCAGTAGCCCAGGTTGTGATTGAGGAGTCAAAATAAAAATAAATAGGTATACAAGCTTTTTCGAATATTCCCCCAGGTTGTCTCATATATTCATAGGGAACTAGGAGAGACAAGGTCAGCTATGGTCATTTTAAAGCCTGATCCCTGCCTTTCTCTTCTTAAAATCATATGAAATGAGACAAGAAGGGGTTGAAGGAATGAGGAAAAAGTTAATGCTGCTCATTACGGGGCTGATGGTCATTTTCGTGCTGGCTGCCTGTGGCTCAAAATCACAGGACGATGTGGTGAAAGAGTTAAAGAGTAAGCAAAGTGACTTATCCAGCTATAAGGTAAAAGCAAAAATGACATTGAAAATGGGCTCAGATTCACAGGTATATAACGTAGAAATCTGGCATAAGGATCCTACATTCTATCGCGTAAATTTGAAAAATGCAGAAAAGGACCAAAGCCAAATGATTTTACGAAATAACCAAGGGGTTTTTGTTCTGACTCCTGCATTAAATAAGAGCTTTCGCTTCCAAAGTGATTGGCCGCAAAACAGCAGCCAAGCCTATTTGTATGAATCGTTGATTAAAGACATTGTCGCTGATAAAGAGGCTAAGTTCTCCTCGACAAAAAAACATTATATATTTGAAACGAAAACCCGTTATCAAAATAATAGTATGCTTCCAATCCAAGAAATCAAGCTAAATAAGAGTGATCTATCGCCTGCAGTTGTAAAAGTAATGGATCCTGACCGGAATGCCCTTGTGACTGTAGAATTTTCGAAGGTTACCTTTAAAGCGGATTTCGACAAGGACGATTTCGATATGAAGAAGAATATGACCCGGGGTCAACTCAATTTACCGGCGATGGCAAAGGGCGGCGATCAGAGCTTTGCTGTGAAGTATCCGACTTTTGAGCTAAAGGGGACCAAATTAATCGAGGAAAAACCGGTTACGATTGAAGACGGTAAACGGGTAGTTCTCACGTATGACGGTAAAAAGTCATTTACACTTATCCAGGAAAAAGTAACGGCAAAGGCTGCGTCCACATCTTCGACCAATATGGAAGGTGAGATTGTAGATTTAGGTATAACGATTGGAGCGATTTCAGATCATTCCATTTCATGGTCTTATGACGGGGTTGATTACATGATCGCCTCGAAAAACCTCACGAAGGAAGAAATGATAGAAGTGGCAAAATCGGTTCAAGGTGAAGCGGTAAAATAAATGTAGAATGAGATAGGCTCCATATTGGGGTCTGTTTTTTTTATTTTTCGAAAAAAATTTTTGTGATAAAATGAAAGGGGTTTATTTCAAAATAGGAAGTGGAGACATGAGAGTGCAAGGGGATTTTTATCGAGATACTTGGGCAGAAATCGATTTAGATTGTATCGCTGAAAATGTTGCCTCCGTTAAAACGCATTTACCAGAAGATGTTGCGATTATTGCGGTTGTTAAAGCAAATGCATATGGCCATGGTGATGTTCAAGTCGCTGAAACAGCACTTGCTTCAGGGGCTGAATATCTGGCTGTTGCCTTTATGGATGAAGCCGTTGCTTTAAGAAAAAAAGGAATTAAGGCTCCAATTCTCGTCTTGGGTGCCTCAAGACCTGAGGACGTACAAGTTGCAGCGCAAAATAAGATTACACTAACCGTTTTTCAAAAGGATTGGATAAAAAAAGCCAAAGAACACTTAAAGGTAGATGAGTGCGTTTCTTTACACATAAAAATAGATACGGGGATGGGAAGATTAGGGATTCGGACCAGCGAAGAATTACAAGTGATCGAGCAGCTTATTCTAGGAGACGAGCGATTTCACTTTGAAGGAATTTATACGCATTTTGCCACGGCAGATACATTGGACGATACCTATTTCCAACAGCAATTGGCGCTATTTGAGAATATAATCAGTGCACTGACGAAGAAGCCAAAGTATGTTCATTCCAGTAACAGTGCGGCGACTTTACGGTTTCCTAAAGCGTATTTTAATACAGTACGGCTGGGAATTGCGATGTACGGATTGACGCCTTCTATCGAAATGGAAAAGGAAATTCCCTTTCCGTTAAAAGAGGCATTTTCACTAAAATCCAAGCTTGTCCATGTGAAACAGCTTCAAAAGGGTGATAAGGTAAGCTATGGGGCAACTTATGTAAGTGAGAAAGAAGAGTGGATTGGCACGATTCCAATTGGCTATGCAGATGGATGGATTCGCAAGCTGCAGGGCCAGGAAGTGTTAGTGGATGGAAAGCGTGCACCAATTGTCGGCAGAATCTGCATGGATCAATGCATGGTTCGCCTTTCATCTAATCTGCCGGTTGGGACAACTGTCACACTAATTGGCAGAGAGAGGGAGCAATTCCTATCGGTAAATGAGATCGCCGAGAAACTTGAAACAATTAATTATGAAGTACCGTGTATCATTGGCCATCGTGTTCCCCGCCTTTATAAAAAAGGTGGAAAAATTGTCGAGATAAAAAATGGTCTGCTATAAAACTTTCAGGCGTAATGAAGGAAATTAGAACATAAATATGATATTGCGGTAATTTGTGCATAAAAGCTCTATTTATTGGCTTATAATACAGTAGGATTATATTTTAGTCTATGAATTGGGCTCGTTTAGTGTTATTATAAAATATGGTACAGATAAAACTCGCCTATGAGAGGCTTTAGA encodes:
- a CDS encoding rhomboid family intramembrane serine protease, which gives rise to MFTRTESFREFIRYFPIVSIIVAIHIVLYLLTILPIFPNYWFFENFSGVNLYIMEGEYWRLITPIFMHSGFPHMLFNSFSLVLFAPALERMLGGGRFLFVYLLSGLIANAATFLLEPLTYTHVGSSGAIFGLFGYYIAIIIFRKHLLSKQNSQIILTLCAVSLIMTFLQPNINITAHLFGLLGGFLLGAIPYYNKKNLSDSIKGTADWAGRRKKSVSLQSPVKVLIWAAIFIIAVLGFFSQK
- the acpS gene encoding holo-ACP synthase; amino-acid sequence: MIKGIGIDIIELSRIRELITRQSKFADRILTENENNKFKILSEVRRVEFLAGRFAAKEAFSKALGTGIGKELSFLDIEIGTDAFGKPFIVKPDVQAHLSISHSREYAVAQVVIEESK
- a CDS encoding outer membrane lipoprotein-sorting protein — protein: MRKKLMLLITGLMVIFVLAACGSKSQDDVVKELKSKQSDLSSYKVKAKMTLKMGSDSQVYNVEIWHKDPTFYRVNLKNAEKDQSQMILRNNQGVFVLTPALNKSFRFQSDWPQNSSQAYLYESLIKDIVADKEAKFSSTKKHYIFETKTRYQNNSMLPIQEIKLNKSDLSPAVVKVMDPDRNALVTVEFSKVTFKADFDKDDFDMKKNMTRGQLNLPAMAKGGDQSFAVKYPTFELKGTKLIEEKPVTIEDGKRVVLTYDGKKSFTLIQEKVTAKAASTSSTNMEGEIVDLGITIGAISDHSISWSYDGVDYMIASKNLTKEEMIEVAKSVQGEAVK
- the alr gene encoding alanine racemase; translated protein: MRVQGDFYRDTWAEIDLDCIAENVASVKTHLPEDVAIIAVVKANAYGHGDVQVAETALASGAEYLAVAFMDEAVALRKKGIKAPILVLGASRPEDVQVAAQNKITLTVFQKDWIKKAKEHLKVDECVSLHIKIDTGMGRLGIRTSEELQVIEQLILGDERFHFEGIYTHFATADTLDDTYFQQQLALFENIISALTKKPKYVHSSNSAATLRFPKAYFNTVRLGIAMYGLTPSIEMEKEIPFPLKEAFSLKSKLVHVKQLQKGDKVSYGATYVSEKEEWIGTIPIGYADGWIRKLQGQEVLVDGKRAPIVGRICMDQCMVRLSSNLPVGTTVTLIGREREQFLSVNEIAEKLETINYEVPCIIGHRVPRLYKKGGKIVEIKNGLL